The Polyangium spumosum genome includes a window with the following:
- a CDS encoding YncE family protein encodes MTGAGCGDEPTNPSTTTSSSSSSGSGGTGGGVGGAGGMGGAGGMGGAGGMGGQGGAGGGAELCPTPAPGATRGAAVVISADDSTVVAVNRGAGSVTVLSVEYDAVDGLPVLTKKAELPVGGEPWQVAIDGCGEKAYVVVRKDQKVVEIQDLKGTPVVGKEVAVGSEPTAIAITPNNTSLYVTNWIDGTLSHIDIGSLTVVKTVDLNGPLAGTGLLGPSVTADKPRPALAHPRSLAITNDGDADDSDEKIYATEFFAQRTAPEQIDAQGTSNVDTNWAGIVYAVKSDGAVGTILLPSLEDTGFVDSKGQTTGCFPNQLQSITIQKDLAYVTSICASPAGPVGPSQKNACTTNAQCSNVNVLSTCNTTVGSCTYSCSNDADCGGDAPPGTCEGGGPLGGGACRPIPTNAKTVVHPVVNVLDTKTDMALAAAPTNLNRAFRDAYVGANVPDDANRRYPLVANDIAFVGATGEAYVPANGADAVFRVNFDDTSGAVTGVGAMEKKFIDLAPQALAESLKGVGPVGIAVANTHAFAFVANDISRNVSAVAIEPSKQVVAGADLGSARVVATAPMPADPAGMAALRGKRIFNTGLGRWSHRGQAWVSCQACHIDGLSDNVTWYFARGPRQSTSLDGMFASNDPTDARIFGWSAFFDEPHDFENSARGTQGGVGALVTTDSSPPVPSDRVNLASTMLFPPAGAVGLNGSAKEVSDTVSVRKDWDDFEAYARGIRSPRKPSNLDPAKVAAGMTLFMDGGSCQGCHGGAKWTLSKRFYTPSAATNEALLAKAYEGDALVAAGFPAALLPATANNQFMRGPNPKNAGLDQIQCVLRAVGTFESSPAAVNVIEVRADMITKAQGDEANGKGFNVPSILGTQVGAPFFHAGNARTLEELFSNTFTAHNKALAAPSYLTGANDVENLVQFVLSIDEDTPLVDLPAMAGPKGGDFCAAP; translated from the coding sequence GTGACCGGGGCGGGCTGCGGCGACGAACCGACGAATCCGTCGACAACGACGAGCTCGTCCTCGAGCTCGGGCAGCGGCGGTACCGGCGGCGGCGTCGGCGGCGCCGGCGGAATGGGCGGCGCCGGCGGGATGGGCGGCGCCGGCGGAATGGGCGGGCAAGGCGGCGCAGGGGGAGGCGCCGAGCTCTGCCCGACGCCGGCCCCGGGCGCGACGCGCGGCGCAGCCGTGGTGATTTCAGCGGACGACTCGACCGTCGTCGCCGTGAACCGCGGCGCAGGCAGCGTGACGGTCCTCTCCGTCGAATACGACGCGGTGGACGGCCTGCCCGTGCTCACGAAGAAGGCCGAGCTGCCCGTGGGCGGTGAGCCGTGGCAGGTCGCGATCGACGGCTGCGGCGAAAAGGCCTATGTCGTGGTCCGCAAAGACCAGAAGGTCGTGGAGATCCAGGACCTCAAGGGCACGCCCGTCGTGGGCAAGGAGGTCGCCGTCGGGAGCGAGCCCACGGCCATCGCGATCACGCCGAACAATACCTCGCTCTACGTGACCAACTGGATCGACGGCACGCTCTCGCACATCGACATCGGCTCGCTCACGGTGGTGAAGACGGTCGATCTGAACGGGCCGCTGGCCGGCACGGGCCTGCTCGGCCCCTCGGTCACCGCGGACAAACCCCGGCCGGCGCTCGCGCACCCGCGCTCGCTCGCGATCACGAACGACGGCGACGCCGACGACAGCGACGAGAAGATCTACGCGACCGAGTTCTTCGCCCAGCGCACGGCCCCCGAGCAGATCGACGCGCAGGGCACGTCGAACGTCGACACGAACTGGGCGGGCATCGTCTACGCCGTGAAGTCCGACGGCGCCGTCGGCACGATCTTGCTCCCGTCCCTCGAAGACACGGGCTTCGTCGATTCGAAGGGACAAACCACGGGCTGCTTCCCGAACCAGCTCCAGTCGATCACGATCCAGAAAGACCTCGCGTACGTGACGTCGATCTGCGCCTCGCCGGCCGGCCCGGTGGGCCCGTCGCAGAAGAACGCCTGCACGACGAACGCGCAATGCTCGAACGTGAACGTCCTCAGCACGTGCAATACGACGGTGGGCTCCTGCACGTATAGCTGCTCGAACGACGCCGATTGCGGCGGCGACGCGCCCCCGGGGACGTGCGAGGGCGGCGGGCCGCTCGGCGGCGGCGCGTGCCGGCCGATCCCGACGAACGCAAAGACCGTGGTGCACCCGGTCGTGAACGTGCTCGACACGAAGACCGACATGGCCCTCGCCGCCGCGCCGACGAACCTGAACCGGGCCTTCCGCGACGCGTACGTCGGGGCAAACGTGCCCGACGACGCGAATCGTCGTTATCCGCTGGTCGCGAACGACATCGCTTTCGTCGGGGCCACGGGCGAGGCTTATGTGCCGGCGAACGGCGCCGACGCCGTGTTCCGCGTGAACTTCGACGATACGAGCGGCGCCGTCACGGGCGTCGGCGCGATGGAGAAGAAGTTCATCGACCTCGCGCCCCAGGCGCTGGCCGAGAGCCTGAAGGGCGTGGGCCCCGTCGGTATCGCCGTGGCAAACACGCACGCATTCGCGTTCGTCGCGAATGACATCAGCCGCAACGTGTCGGCCGTGGCGATCGAACCGAGCAAGCAGGTCGTCGCGGGCGCGGACCTCGGCTCGGCGCGTGTCGTCGCGACCGCGCCCATGCCCGCCGATCCGGCCGGGATGGCGGCTCTGCGTGGCAAGCGGATCTTCAACACGGGGCTCGGGCGCTGGTCACACCGAGGCCAGGCGTGGGTCTCCTGCCAGGCGTGCCACATCGACGGGCTGAGCGACAACGTGACGTGGTACTTCGCGCGTGGGCCGCGGCAATCGACGAGCCTCGATGGCATGTTCGCCTCGAACGACCCCACGGACGCGCGCATCTTCGGCTGGAGCGCCTTCTTCGACGAGCCGCACGATTTCGAGAACAGCGCGCGCGGCACGCAAGGCGGCGTGGGCGCGCTCGTCACGACGGACAGCAGCCCGCCGGTCCCCTCGGATCGGGTGAACCTCGCGAGCACCATGCTGTTCCCGCCCGCGGGCGCCGTCGGGCTCAACGGCTCGGCGAAGGAGGTCAGCGATACGGTCAGCGTCCGGAAGGACTGGGACGATTTCGAGGCCTACGCGCGAGGCATCCGCTCGCCGCGCAAGCCCTCGAACCTCGACCCGGCCAAGGTCGCGGCGGGCATGACGTTGTTCATGGATGGCGGGAGCTGCCAGGGCTGCCACGGCGGCGCGAAATGGACGCTCTCGAAGCGCTTCTACACGCCGTCGGCCGCGACGAACGAGGCGCTTCTGGCGAAGGCGTACGAGGGTGACGCGCTCGTGGCCGCGGGCTTCCCGGCGGCGCTCTTGCCCGCCACGGCGAACAACCAGTTCATGCGCGGGCCGAACCCGAAGAACGCCGGGCTCGATCAGATCCAGTGCGTGCTCCGCGCGGTCGGGACCTTCGAGAGCTCGCCGGCCGCGGTGAACGTGATCGAGGTGCGCGCCGACATGATCACGAAGGCCCAGGGCGACGAGGCGAACGGCAAGGGCTTCAACGTGCCGTCGATCCTCGGCACGCAGGTCGGCGCGCCGTTCTTCCACGCCGGCAACGCGCGGACGCTCGAGGAGCTGTTCTCGAACACGTTCACCGCCCACAACAAGGCGCTCGCCGCGCCGAGTTATCTCACGGGGGCGAACGACGTCGAGAACCTCGTGCAATTCGTGCTCTCGATCGACGAGGACACGCCGCTCGTCGACCTGCCGGCCATGGCAGGCCCCAAGGGCGGCGATTTCTGCGCCGCGCCCTGA
- a CDS encoding BlaI/MecI/CopY family transcriptional regulator: MSNRDKGKETFEDEAEGGQRPTHLGDLQLAIMRVLWEIGEATVTDVHQALLSERGLAPTTIATMLKKMEEKGVVAHRADGRKFIYRPTVSEDQVTRGMVSDLTERLFRGDPVALVSHLISRHEIRPDELSELERMIAAARKKEGKR, encoded by the coding sequence GTGTCGAACAGGGACAAGGGTAAGGAAACATTCGAGGACGAAGCCGAGGGGGGGCAGAGGCCCACGCACCTCGGTGATTTGCAGCTCGCGATCATGCGAGTGCTCTGGGAGATCGGCGAGGCCACGGTCACGGATGTGCACCAGGCCTTGCTCTCCGAGCGTGGTCTCGCGCCCACGACCATCGCCACCATGCTGAAGAAGATGGAGGAGAAGGGCGTCGTGGCGCACCGCGCAGACGGCCGGAAGTTCATTTACCGGCCCACGGTGAGCGAGGATCAGGTCACGCGGGGTATGGTCTCCGACCTGACCGAGCGCCTCTTCCGAGGCGATCCCGTGGCGCTCGTGTCGCACCTGATCTCGCGACACGAGATACGCCCGGACGAACTCTCCGAGCTCGAACGAATGATCGCCGCCGCCAGGAAGAAGGAAGGGAAGCGATGA
- a CDS encoding M56 family metallopeptidase encodes MSTLVGWMVTYLIHSTVLLGGAWLVDRLSRNRPDWQELAWRVALVGGLVTATVQTAASLRPVGGTFSLAEPPPSTERAIQREMPRATEIVVTTDMGPAVIVTTTNAAAIVPIEAKSASAAKTTRESFLSWSKVFVAGWAFGAILLLGALGRSFLFLRKRLEGRRRLEGGPLGDMLATLAAREPICMRAPLLSASDKVHVPMALGIRRPEICVPERVTKELGPDAQESVLAHELGHVARRDPLLRLVTSVFCRVFFFQPLNWLAAHRLSACAELLADDWAARRTARPLDLAECLTKVARWVHRPMSGLPVPTMAAGTSELRQRVERLVRGEGLTTEPRRPLWAAPIVAFVLTALTLLAPSACGVAEAKGLPPAQSPQAKKGAAPGPRPLLVVTSDEDEDDEDETPVCEGPKHKRKAKDHARPEKRHGDEHARRHHGRHVDQDEDEDEDEDEDDEDEEITRGPGRIRVHVPRIGAPNVEVDVDPQIEIDMRQLQRSIPTPEEIDAELERALEQARKHAPDEATRKRVEKEIKRARKQARKDLEAAREELQAAREEMQERLRELREQMPEIRRRAMENAREAAEEAEKESRKAHKKHKRAHKKHHDGVPPLPPAPPMPPGPHGMPMPPMPPMPPGPHHAPMPPAPPAPPAPPPPPAD; translated from the coding sequence ATGAGTACCCTCGTGGGATGGATGGTCACGTATCTGATACACAGCACGGTCCTCCTCGGGGGCGCGTGGCTGGTCGACCGTTTGTCGCGGAATCGCCCCGATTGGCAGGAGCTCGCGTGGCGGGTCGCCCTCGTGGGTGGTCTCGTCACGGCCACCGTGCAGACGGCGGCCTCGCTCCGCCCGGTGGGCGGGACCTTTTCGCTCGCCGAGCCGCCGCCGTCCACGGAGCGCGCGATTCAGCGCGAAATGCCCCGGGCGACGGAGATCGTCGTGACGACGGACATGGGCCCGGCGGTCATCGTGACCACGACGAACGCGGCTGCCATTGTGCCCATCGAGGCGAAATCCGCGTCGGCGGCGAAAACCACGCGCGAGAGCTTCCTCTCGTGGTCCAAGGTGTTCGTCGCGGGGTGGGCCTTCGGCGCGATCCTCTTGCTCGGCGCGCTCGGGCGCTCGTTCCTTTTCCTGCGCAAGCGCCTCGAGGGACGGCGTCGGCTCGAAGGTGGGCCGCTCGGCGACATGCTCGCCACGCTCGCCGCGCGTGAGCCCATCTGTATGCGGGCGCCGCTGCTCAGCGCGTCCGACAAGGTGCACGTCCCCATGGCGCTCGGCATTCGCCGCCCCGAGATTTGCGTGCCGGAGCGGGTGACGAAGGAGCTCGGGCCCGACGCGCAGGAGAGCGTCCTGGCGCATGAGCTCGGGCACGTGGCGCGGCGTGATCCGCTGCTTCGCCTGGTGACGAGCGTATTCTGCCGCGTGTTTTTCTTCCAGCCTTTGAACTGGCTGGCGGCGCACCGCCTCTCGGCGTGCGCGGAGCTCCTGGCCGACGATTGGGCCGCGCGGCGCACGGCGCGCCCGCTCGACCTCGCGGAATGCCTGACGAAGGTGGCGCGCTGGGTGCACCGGCCGATGTCGGGCCTGCCCGTGCCGACGATGGCGGCGGGGACGAGCGAGCTCCGGCAGCGGGTCGAGCGGCTCGTGCGGGGCGAGGGTTTGACCACGGAGCCGCGAAGGCCGCTGTGGGCCGCGCCCATCGTCGCTTTCGTCCTGACCGCGCTCACGTTGCTCGCGCCTAGCGCTTGCGGCGTGGCCGAGGCGAAAGGTTTGCCCCCGGCGCAATCGCCGCAAGCCAAGAAGGGCGCCGCGCCCGGACCGAGGCCCCTGCTCGTCGTCACGAGCGACGAGGACGAGGACGACGAGGACGAGACGCCCGTTTGCGAGGGTCCGAAACACAAGCGGAAGGCCAAGGACCACGCCAGACCGGAGAAACGTCACGGCGACGAGCACGCCCGCCGGCACCACGGCCGTCACGTCGATCAGGACGAGGACGAGGACGAGGACGAGGACGAGGACGACGAAGACGAGGAGATCACGCGTGGCCCAGGCCGCATCCGCGTCCACGTGCCTCGGATTGGCGCGCCAAACGTCGAGGTCGACGTCGATCCGCAGATCGAAATCGACATGCGGCAGCTCCAGCGCTCGATCCCCACGCCGGAGGAGATCGACGCAGAGCTCGAGCGAGCCCTCGAGCAGGCGCGCAAGCACGCGCCCGACGAGGCCACGCGCAAGCGCGTCGAGAAGGAGATCAAGCGGGCGCGCAAGCAGGCGCGCAAGGACCTCGAGGCGGCGCGCGAGGAGCTCCAAGCGGCGCGCGAGGAAATGCAGGAGCGCCTGCGCGAGCTACGCGAGCAGATGCCGGAGATCCGCCGCCGGGCCATGGAGAACGCGCGCGAGGCCGCAGAAGAGGCCGAGAAAGAGTCCCGGAAGGCGCACAAGAAGCACAAGAGGGCGCACAAGAAGCACCATGACGGCGTGCCGCCCTTGCCGCCCGCGCCTCCCATGCCGCCGGGACCACATGGCATGCCCATGCCGCCCATGCCGCCCATGCCGCCGGGGCCGCATCACGCGCCGATGCCCCCCGCGCCGCCGGCGCCGCCCGCCCCGCCGCCCCCGCCGGCGGACTGA
- a CDS encoding SDR family NAD(P)-dependent oxidoreductase, translating to MDLGLTGKRALVTGSTAGIGLAAAHALASEGAHVTVNGRTEARVQSAVDALRRALPGATIEGIAADLSTAAGCKTLLTKLPDVDVLVNNMGIFEPKPFDEIPDEDWLRFFETNVLSGIRLSRHYVTGMRARNWGRIVFVSSESALQIPAEMIHYGMTKTAQLAVARGLAETLRGTGVTVNSVLPGPTASEGVGDFVAKLAAARGADVATVEREFFATARPSSIIQRFAAPDEVASMIAYVCSTRASATTGAALLVDGGVVRAIA from the coding sequence ATGGACCTGGGATTGACGGGGAAGCGGGCGCTCGTGACGGGCTCGACGGCTGGAATTGGCCTCGCCGCCGCGCACGCCCTGGCGAGCGAAGGCGCCCATGTCACGGTGAACGGACGGACCGAGGCCCGCGTGCAGAGCGCCGTGGACGCCCTGCGGCGCGCGCTCCCCGGCGCGACGATCGAGGGCATCGCGGCGGACCTCTCGACCGCGGCCGGGTGCAAGACGCTCCTCACGAAGCTCCCCGACGTCGACGTGCTCGTCAACAACATGGGGATCTTCGAGCCCAAGCCATTCGACGAGATCCCCGACGAGGACTGGCTCCGGTTCTTCGAGACCAACGTGCTCAGCGGCATACGTTTGTCTCGGCATTACGTGACCGGCATGCGCGCCCGCAACTGGGGCCGCATCGTCTTCGTGTCGAGCGAGTCTGCGCTGCAGATCCCCGCCGAGATGATCCATTACGGCATGACGAAGACGGCGCAGCTCGCCGTCGCCAGGGGCCTGGCCGAGACGCTGCGCGGGACGGGCGTGACCGTCAACAGCGTGCTGCCCGGCCCGACGGCGTCGGAGGGCGTGGGCGACTTCGTCGCAAAACTCGCGGCGGCGCGCGGCGCCGACGTCGCCACGGTGGAGCGCGAGTTCTTCGCCACGGCGCGGCCGAGCTCGATCATCCAGCGATTCGCCGCGCCGGACGAGGTCGCCTCCATGATTGCGTACGTATGCAGCACACGGGCGTCTGCCACCACGGGCGCGGCGCTCCTCGTGGACGGCGGCGTCGTGCGCGCCATTGCTTGA
- a CDS encoding cation:proton antiporter — MHTYDLILTLTAGLLVALVLGMITRRLGASPILGYLLAGIVVGPSTPGFVANLELAGQLAEVGIVLLMFGVGLHFHLGDLLKVRRIAVPGAVVQSLFATTIGAAVALAFGWSGAAGLVLGMAVSVASTVVLIRMLTDHDALETPQGHVAVGWLIVEDIFTVVILLMVPMLATLRGAEASAAQTAWLIGVGLAKLAALVVLVLVVGARVVPWFLTRVARSRSRELFTLAVLAVALAVATGSAVIFGASMALGAFLAGMVVGQSKVSHQAAADALPMRDAFAVLFFVTVGMQLDPRSLIETPGLVLSVLAIILLAKPLAALVVVVVSGYSVRTALTVAIGLAQIGEFSFILADAALRLDLFPAEGRSVLVASAIASIALNPLLFRLMDPLEDWLRARPSIWQWLNRRAEARGEALRDRAPKEPTRECEIRAIVVGYGPVGRTAVDILDRFHVCSVIVELSIDTVTELSNTGRNAVYGDARRPEVLQAAGIETADYLVLTTPNPETRAAVVNVVRSLEPDLPIFVRAHYMNERATLESHHATAVCYEEAEVAVRLAEMLLTEIGVDPQQIAEESIRIRVELGPGATP; from the coding sequence ATGCATACGTACGACCTCATCCTCACGCTGACGGCCGGGCTGCTCGTCGCGCTCGTGCTCGGCATGATCACGCGGCGGCTCGGCGCGTCGCCCATTCTGGGTTACCTGCTCGCCGGGATCGTCGTCGGCCCGAGCACGCCCGGTTTCGTGGCGAACCTCGAGCTCGCCGGGCAGCTCGCCGAGGTGGGGATCGTCCTGCTCATGTTCGGCGTGGGATTGCATTTCCACCTCGGCGATCTCCTCAAAGTCCGGCGAATCGCGGTCCCGGGCGCGGTCGTCCAGAGCCTCTTCGCCACCACGATCGGGGCCGCGGTGGCGCTCGCCTTCGGCTGGTCCGGCGCCGCCGGCCTCGTGCTCGGCATGGCGGTCTCCGTGGCGAGCACGGTCGTGCTGATCCGAATGCTCACCGATCACGACGCCCTGGAGACGCCGCAGGGGCACGTCGCCGTCGGCTGGCTGATCGTCGAGGATATCTTCACGGTCGTCATTCTCCTCATGGTCCCGATGCTCGCGACCCTGCGCGGCGCAGAGGCCTCCGCTGCCCAGACCGCCTGGCTCATCGGCGTTGGACTGGCGAAGCTCGCCGCGCTCGTCGTGCTCGTGCTCGTCGTCGGCGCACGCGTCGTGCCCTGGTTCTTGACGAGGGTCGCGCGATCGCGGAGCCGCGAGCTCTTCACGCTCGCCGTGCTCGCGGTCGCCCTCGCCGTCGCGACGGGCTCTGCCGTCATTTTCGGCGCATCCATGGCGCTCGGCGCGTTCCTCGCGGGGATGGTCGTCGGGCAATCGAAGGTGAGCCACCAGGCCGCCGCCGACGCCCTCCCGATGCGGGACGCATTCGCCGTGCTCTTTTTCGTCACGGTCGGGATGCAGCTCGATCCCCGCTCGCTCATCGAGACGCCCGGCCTCGTCCTCTCCGTGCTCGCGATCATCCTGCTCGCCAAGCCGCTCGCCGCGCTCGTCGTGGTCGTCGTCTCGGGGTATTCGGTCCGCACGGCGCTCACGGTGGCGATCGGCCTCGCGCAGATCGGCGAATTCTCGTTCATCCTCGCCGACGCGGCGCTGAGGCTCGATCTCTTCCCCGCGGAGGGGCGCAGCGTCCTCGTGGCGAGCGCGATCGCGTCGATCGCCCTGAACCCCCTGCTCTTCCGGCTGATGGATCCGCTCGAGGATTGGCTGCGCGCGCGGCCGTCCATCTGGCAATGGCTCAACCGTCGCGCAGAGGCGCGAGGCGAGGCGCTGAGAGACCGGGCCCCGAAGGAGCCGACCCGCGAATGCGAGATCCGCGCGATCGTCGTGGGATACGGCCCCGTCGGCCGTACGGCCGTGGACATCCTCGATCGCTTCCACGTCTGCTCCGTGATCGTGGAGCTCAGCATCGACACAGTCACGGAGCTCTCGAATACGGGCCGGAACGCCGTGTATGGCGACGCGCGCCGGCCCGAGGTCCTGCAGGCCGCGGGCATCGAGACCGCTGATTACCTGGTCTTGACCACGCCGAACCCCGAGACGAGGGCCGCGGTGGTCAACGTGGTGCGGAGCCTCGAGCCCGATCTACCCATCTTCGTGCGCGCCCATTACATGAACGAGCGCGCGACGCTGGAGAGCCACCACGCGACGGCCGTCTGTTACGAGGAGGCCGAGGTCGCGGTCCGGCTGGCGGAGATGCTGTTGACGGAGATCGGCGTCGATCCGCAGCAAATCGCGGAGGAGTCGATCCGGATTCGCGTGGAGCTCGGGCCCGGCGCCACGCCTTGA
- a CDS encoding right-handed parallel beta-helix repeat-containing protein, producing MLRYPQGPILVSSLFLLIATAAGAARAADTSTLGNLTLRPTIHAVGVTAAVTGDDDGDATVKLAFRKVGEASFTTGHPLLRTPGPRRGSALFLEPATEYEVRVTLDDPDNAAPQETTGTIRTRDDAPPPQGSKHLYVDAKNGSDGGDGSEASPFKTINAAASAAGPGTVVHVAAGVYRETVTVNGSHGGDAGAPVWFVAEPGAILDGSDPALEDGSVFQSEGDGIHSAPFSGACQYVAVDDTRLYDYSSLADLQSGAAGLAGGFYVDAAANRIYVKLPDGGSPAGHTMHVAVRNVGFLLDTVSDVVIEGFEIRYLGADAEGAGIDVRDTARAWVRKNHIHHMNAGVRVRRPLAAENVIEDNIVRDTSIWSWPWSSVKGHTPEASAISITGGGGNIVRRNQLTGTFNGVYIGVFGDASEAIAPETDVYDNVLVEHGDDGLEPEGACVNVRLWNNHMRGVLNGVSLAPIDVGPLFVVRNVIDGFKEHALKVNNGSQGFMLVYHTTSRPAAGLEGAQAIAPTIPFANLITRNNIWASHRYVIESSVTPSGPVDLDWDNLYTDILDGAPRFVKWIDVKYANIAELSASGTIEGHGFQVEPEYEDAEGGDFTPVEGSGLVDVGVVIEGINDRFVVGAAPDLGAFERGGVGPLPDGGLPDGGSGASSSGAGGDGPGGNGAGGDGAGGGAEEDAGCGCRLGDGAAPGIGLYAFAALAWGLSRRRRRGARE from the coding sequence ATGCTTCGATACCCGCAAGGCCCGATTCTCGTATCTTCTCTCTTCCTGCTGATCGCCACGGCCGCCGGCGCGGCGCGCGCCGCGGATACGTCCACGCTCGGCAATCTCACCCTCCGGCCCACGATTCACGCGGTGGGCGTGACGGCCGCGGTCACGGGGGACGACGACGGCGACGCCACGGTGAAGCTCGCGTTTCGCAAGGTCGGCGAGGCGAGCTTCACGACGGGGCATCCGCTCCTCCGCACGCCCGGCCCGCGCCGCGGCAGCGCCCTCTTCCTCGAGCCCGCGACCGAATACGAGGTGCGCGTCACGCTCGACGATCCCGACAACGCCGCGCCCCAGGAAACCACGGGCACGATCCGCACCCGCGACGACGCGCCCCCGCCCCAGGGGAGCAAGCACCTCTACGTGGACGCGAAGAATGGCTCGGACGGCGGCGACGGCTCCGAGGCCTCGCCCTTCAAGACGATCAACGCGGCGGCCTCGGCGGCGGGCCCGGGGACGGTCGTGCACGTCGCGGCCGGGGTGTATCGCGAGACCGTGACCGTGAATGGAAGCCACGGCGGCGACGCGGGAGCCCCGGTCTGGTTCGTCGCCGAGCCGGGCGCCATCCTCGACGGATCCGACCCGGCGCTCGAGGACGGTTCGGTCTTTCAATCGGAGGGCGACGGCATCCATTCGGCGCCCTTCTCCGGCGCTTGCCAGTACGTCGCCGTGGACGATACGCGCCTCTACGATTACAGCTCCCTCGCGGACCTCCAATCCGGCGCGGCGGGCCTCGCGGGCGGGTTCTACGTCGACGCGGCCGCGAATCGAATCTACGTGAAGCTGCCCGACGGCGGATCGCCGGCAGGGCATACGATGCACGTGGCGGTCCGGAACGTCGGGTTCCTCCTCGATACCGTCAGCGACGTCGTGATCGAGGGGTTCGAGATCCGGTACCTCGGCGCCGATGCCGAGGGGGCGGGCATCGACGTTCGCGACACGGCGCGCGCGTGGGTCCGGAAAAACCATATTCACCACATGAACGCCGGCGTCCGCGTGCGCAGGCCCCTCGCGGCGGAGAACGTCATCGAGGACAACATCGTCCGCGACACGAGCATCTGGTCGTGGCCCTGGAGCTCGGTCAAGGGCCATACGCCCGAGGCGAGCGCCATCTCGATCACCGGCGGCGGGGGCAACATCGTGCGGCGAAACCAGCTCACGGGCACCTTCAATGGGGTCTACATCGGGGTTTTCGGGGACGCCTCGGAGGCGATCGCTCCGGAGACGGACGTGTACGACAACGTGCTCGTCGAGCACGGCGACGACGGGCTCGAGCCCGAAGGCGCCTGCGTGAACGTGCGCCTCTGGAACAACCACATGCGCGGGGTGCTGAACGGCGTCTCGCTCGCGCCGATCGACGTTGGCCCGCTGTTTGTCGTGCGAAACGTCATCGACGGCTTCAAGGAGCACGCGCTCAAGGTGAACAACGGCTCGCAGGGGTTCATGCTCGTGTACCACACGACGAGCCGGCCGGCCGCGGGCCTCGAGGGGGCGCAGGCGATCGCGCCCACGATCCCCTTCGCGAACCTGATCACGCGGAACAACATCTGGGCCTCGCACCGCTACGTCATCGAGAGCAGCGTCACGCCGAGCGGCCCCGTGGACCTCGACTGGGACAATCTGTACACCGACATCCTCGACGGGGCGCCGCGTTTCGTGAAATGGATCGACGTGAAATACGCGAACATCGCGGAGCTCTCGGCCTCGGGCACGATCGAGGGCCACGGCTTTCAGGTCGAGCCCGAATACGAAGACGCGGAGGGCGGCGATTTCACGCCGGTGGAGGGGAGCGGGCTCGTCGACGTGGGCGTGGTGATCGAGGGCATCAACGATCGATTCGTCGTCGGCGCGGCGCCGGATCTCGGGGCGTTCGAGCGGGGAGGGGTGGGGCCGCTCCCGGACGGCGGTTTGCCGGACGGCGGCTCGGGGGCCTCGTCGAGCGGCGCGGGCGGAGACGGCCCCGGTGGCAATGGCGCGGGCGGCGATGGCGCGGGCGGCGGAGCCGAAGAGGACGCGGGTTGTGGCTGTCGCCTCGGGGATGGCGCCGCCCCCGGGATCGGGCTGTATGCATTCGCGGCGCTCGCTTGGGGCCTCTCGCGACGGCGGAGGCGCGGCGCCAGGGAGTAG